The Amblyomma americanum isolate KBUSLIRL-KWMA chromosome 3, ASM5285725v1, whole genome shotgun sequence genome window below encodes:
- the LOC144125705 gene encoding monocarboxylate transporter 12-like isoform X2, translated as MFCALSQSLGLVIFLYGVLYGLGLACAELLPFTVVARHFVRYRGAAIGMVFVGAATSGFVFPLITEALRKALEFHTVLLILGSLELMMLFGCIFVDRVPVSDGSVSTQPASPAAEHTCANSFHTSSLAKACCADLPVIPKHPAENHQADETVLLLAGERKLTWRTLAGNARSLASPAFLHAAVSRAVTIFVASSFVLTAVDFGTDVGLIGYEAVSLVTAVAVGDLLSRIGTGLLLDSKLLSGEALMMWSFALQTASMVWTALTKKYWVLLATCFFTGLTSGSRVSTTTVMVTELFDHKLLPISLGVANMVGGLFCLARPPLIGHARDVVGSYSMLYMAFAVISGVFIVTWMVSMCWQRCGKSQRRGKEPMDQQA; from the exons GCCTTGGCTTGGCCTGCGCGGAGCTGTTGCCGTTCACGGTGGTGGCCCGCCACTTCGTCCGCTATCGAGGCGCGGCCATAGGAATGGTCTTCGTGGGGGCCGCCACGTCGGGCTTCGTCTTTCCGCTCATCACCGAAGCACTGCGCAAAGCTTTGGAATTCCACACAGTGCTGCTCATACTGGGCTCCCTGGAACTGATGATGCTCTTCGGCTGCATCTTCGTCGACCGGGTGCCGGTTAGTGACGGCAGCGTCTCCACTCAACCAGCCTCACCTGCTGCCGAGCACACCTGCGCCAACAGCTTCCACACATCGTCTCTGGCGAAGGCCTGCTGTGCAGACCTGCCCGTTATTCCGAA GCACCCCGCAGAGAACCATCAGGCCGACGAGACGGTCCTATTGCTTGCCGGAGAGCGAAAGCTTACGTGGAGGACTTTGGCGGGCAACGCGCGTTCCCTGGCCTCCCCGGCGTTTCTGCACGCGGCTGTGTCACGGGCAGTGACCATCTTCGTGGCCTCGTCCTTCGTACTGACCGCGGTGGACTTCGGCACAGACGTCGGTCTAATCGGTTACGAAGCCGTCTCTCTGGTCACTGCAGTCGCTGTGGGTGACCTGCTGTCCCGGATAGGCACAGGTTTACTCCTGGACTCGAAG TTGCTGAGCGGCGAAGCCTTGATGATGTGGAGCTTCGCCTTGCAAACAGCCAGCATGGTTTGGACGGCTCTCACGAAAAAGTACTGGGTTCTCCTGGCAACCTGCTTCTTCACGGGCCTCACGTCCGGTAGCAGGGTATCGACCACAACCGTTATGGTGACGGAGTTGTTCGACCACAAGTTGCTGCCCATCAGCCTGGGCGTCGCGAACATGGTCGGAGGATTGTTCTGCCTCGCGCGGCCACCCCTCATTG GTCACGCGCGAGATGTCGTCGGCTCATACAGCATGCTGTACATGGCGTTCGCCGTCATCAGCGGGGTTTTCATTGTCACCTGGATGGTCAGCATGTGCTGGCAGAGGTGTGGAAAAAGCCAACGCAGAGGAAAAGAGCCAATGGATCAACAG GCCTAG